GTCGGCGAGGAGATCTCATCCAGCAGGAGGAGGAACAGCTGGAAATGACATTACACAGGgtggtcatttatttatttattggccaTGGAACTGGTGCCTGGGTTCTTGCCCCCCTTAAATAGAAGTggcccattattattattatttttttccattgtaCCATATAAACCATCATTCATTTTATCTCTAGGACATGATGGTCCTTGGTGAAATTTTAGCTGGCACAGTAGGAAGAGAAGCATGTGGTGACCCTCTCTGGGGACAACTAGAAAGAGATAAACCACTGCAGGCGGGCTCAGGGAGCCTCCAGCCATTTACCACATTTGTGTTTCTTCCAAGCTtttataatgaatgaatgagataCATGTTTTCATTTTAGTGCAAATTTGTAGTCTGGACATCAGTAAGACAAAAGAAACACatgtttttaattgtattttatcagTGCTGAAGGGAATGTGTCATAACTTagctcttttttaattttccatcgcataaataacatatttattttgtatttggaATTAATGACTTGTGGCAAAGCTGTTATTAAATCTTATTTGTCTGCAAGCTTTATTAtcctttcttgttttgtttgttgtgaCTGGCTATTATTTTCCATACAGTATTACAGTTACTGCATATTTGGCAAAGAACATTTAGCAGGGTTAAAGAGTAAGTCATGAGAGGACCACTTGatctatgtttgtgtgtgtgtgtgtgtgtgtgtgtgtgtgtgtgtgtgtgtgtgtgtgtgtgtgtgtgtgtgtgtgtgtgtgtgtgtgtgtgtgtgtgtgtgtgtgtgtgtgtgtgtgtgtgtgtgtgtgtgtgtgtgtgtgtgtgtgtgtgtgcctgtacACGCATGCACAAGTGGTGTCAGTGATACGAGTGAAGTTTTGGGCAGGTTTGTCTTTCCACTGCTTTTGTCTTGGGTCCATAAACTCACATCCACAGTAGTGAAGCCACATGTTCCACAGTAAGAAATATGCATGGAAACCCTAGACAGTTTCCACAGAAGTGTGCAGAATCAGGCAGCCAGATGAAGAAAATTACAGACTTGTTATGTAATGGCATACAATTTAGAATGCCCTCCATGCACTCAGATGATGTCTTCTAAATAGTTTGATTTGGAAATGTTCACAAAATCCAAACAAGTAAAATTTTACTGTCAATGTATGCTGTACCTGCCTAATTCTACatctgaatatatatatatatatatatatatatatatatatatatatatatatatatatatatatatatatatatatatatatatatatatatataatatgaaactgtaatgtatttatttatttaatttctcaGTGGTGAGGAGCACCAACAGGCTGACTGGGATGGGATCCATGAGAAAATTTGTCAACTGCTTGTTCCCATCCGCAGCCTGACAACACTTCACTTCTCGGAAGACAACCATAGTGAAAAGGTGAAGACTTCATTGGAAATGTTTATAtaaatgtttatatatatatatatatatatatatatatatatatatatatatatatacctccaGCCACAAGCCAAAAACATTCTGTCTGTAACTCAACATTCCAATACAAATACTCTAGCACTGAACTTTCAGTCTTTAGTTTTGCTAATTTCAGACTAACAAAATCCAAAGCTTAACTAATCAGTAATCAGGACTAAGTTGTACAATCTAAGTTTGACCTTTTCATAACACAAACACATGTTTTGGTTTCCACTTAATGAAATACAGTGACAAACAGGAAGTCCCACTTTTATGAACTGCTGCAGAACATTCTTTGATGTTTGATGAACCTCTGTCCTGTCATGCTGGCTTGTGTTGTGAAttacttttgttttattatcAAATCCAACAAGTAGTTCTGCTTGGTGTGAGCTGTATACCACCCTGTAGTTGTACATTTGCAACTAAAGTTAATACATATACAAACACCTAATTATAGCATCTTTGTAAAGGAAAATGATagttttttatgcttttttataataaattcaATTCACCAAACATGTGCATGTCATTTGTATGTCTACATAAGCCTTAACTCACATTTCCATTCTACAACAACCTTTGTTATTGTATGTTTATGTGTTCTATGATACTAAAATTTAATTTTCtggctttgtttttgtgtttttatattgtaGATTTTGTATTACAGTCTATACAGTATGTACATTATTGAAACTAGCTATGGTGTCCTGAAGAGAAGATAGTgctgaaaaatgtgtagaaCAAATTTACcatgttaaaaataaatgttatggGATATATGAAGTCTAATCCAAAGTAGCTCAAAATGCCCAAAAACCCTCCAAGGGTAAATGGGATAAGAAAGTAACTTTGATTTTGGTTCTTTATGTAGGAAGAGCTGATTGAGATTTGCAGGTTGGTGGCACAAAGGAAGGTTTCTGAGGGTAAACACCGAGAAGCTGTACCTGCAGCCCAGTTCTGCCTACGCTGTTCCATTGATGTCCACGGTCCCAATACTGTTCAGCTGGTTCCTGCATACCTGCTGTTGGCTGAGGTCAACATGGGTGAGATATTACCTTGAAATACTGTCCCAGCTCAAATGATTACGCTAGTTTCTTCTtttatgttattgttattgcatgTACCCATGTGCATATGTGTGCTTGCTTCAACATATCCAGGTCTGGATAATCTAGGGGTTGTAGCGGAGCTCCTGTCCCATGCTGAGAGGGCCGTACTGCAGAGTCCAGAATGTGGTTTCTCAGTCCAACACCGGTTGCACAGGAGCCTCGGCCGCCTCAACACAGCAACCGGAAACCTGGAAGAAGCTCTGTTTCACTTTGCAAATGATGTTAGTGTTTTCATTAAGAGGAATACATTTTGTATATTATTTTACCTTTCAATATTTGCATTACTTCTCAGCTGAAGCAGTGTTTGCTttttgaaaacatttgaaaCTAACAGTTTAAatagtctttaaaaaaaatacaagtcaGCAGACAACAACTATGGATTTCCCCTCTCTGGTAATTCCACTCTGTGGATGCTGACATGCAGATAGACACATACTTTTGATGTTATATCTCAGAAGTATTTTCTGAGATCATTCAGTTAAATCAGTTAAGGTTTTTATCAGCATAGACTTGGTGCAGCTCTGGAAACATGGTACAGTTTTGATTCATTTGACATTTGAGTAATATTGCACAGATGCTGTCATTTCTGTTGTTTGATGTCAAAATACTTTGCTAATTCGATATTCCCACTGTTGTTTGCAGATATACTTCGCCTGTGAGGAGTATGGTCTGGATAGCACAGTCATCTGTGCTGGCTACTTTCTAATGGCTAATGTGTTTGTTAAACAGGAGAAGATGTCTGTTGCTTGTTCCTTATACTCACAGGTGTGGACTTCCTCATATTACTAGCAAAGTAGAACATACCTTACTATCTAAAGTAGAACATACCTTATCTGAACATGTAAAGACCTGCAAACTCACAAAGTTCCCCAACTACTAGAGGGCGTTTACATACTTTGATGCACattaaaagtaaagtaaatataATGTCACATTTGTACCCTATACATGGGATGAAATTGTTAAAATGTTATTGTACACAGAACttaaatgtaattttgtttCAAGTGTTTCataaatcattgtattttgctCATATTGCAGGTGGTACGTACTTTGCACAGCCTTTTGACTAACCTCTTGAAGATCTACGAGCAAAACATCGAAGATCCTGCAATGAGCTTTGACTCCTCTTTCGGTGCGTACTGTGCCGTTAATATGTACAGTGTAAATGCATTTGAATTTTGCATTTGGATATACCAAACtgctggacaaaaaaaaaacaaaaaaaaactccagcCCAGAGATCTATTAGCAGGGAAAGCAATGAATGAAACTAAGaggaactgaaaaaaataaggtCAGCAGTGCTATATTTAGCTGATCTGTCTTGCTGTGCTATCCAAACGCTAAACCCCAGATTTACACTATAGCATGCTTAATGCTGACGAGAGACCATTGCTGACACATCTCTGGCTGTGCAGCATCCGCACTACTACCCTCTATCACAGCTGCTGCCCTACATATAATGCTAAGCCTGTTAGCTGCAGTGCAAATTCCCAGGCTTTATAGGATGTTCACTGACAAAAACGGGTGGGAAAGAATGCtcacaaaaaatatatagaaaataaaacaagatgcATTTTATTGGAGGAAATGGTGTTTGAATTACAACCACATGAGCTACAAGAGCTCTGATGTGGAGTTTACTAAGGCCATTTCCAGAAAAGTTGCAAAGTTCTTGAAATACAACAAAACTTCATAATCAAGTCCAACAGAAAGACagacaaaaatataatataataatataatatattttcaaatcTATGGGTTTCCTGTAGGGGAATCAATTGATCAAGTTAGTTCatcagtaaagaaaaaaaaaaaaacatctacaaTATTAAAGATATCTTTCAACATCTACATTGCATAATACTGAGAACACATTTTCGGAAGAGGGACAAATCTCAGTTGCATATCAGCCACATTTGGAAGCCACTGTTGGATGAGTGTGACCTTGAAGCACTAAAGCATTAAACTGCACTGCATCAGACACAGCTCCAAACTATGTTTGAAAATCATTCTGATTGTGTATTTACGATAACGGTAAATATACCAACGAGAGATTTAAGTATTTGGTGCACTTTTCTGAAATTcttatttttaattgtttgcaaattaatgcttattattattttagaccatggtataaaataaaaaggcatcttttttttttacttccatGATTCTCAATCAGACAAATCCCAGCAAGCTGAGGTGGATAAGATATTAAGAGATATACTGGAATTTGAACAGCAAAAGTTCAGAAAAGACCCCAATCAGGTTGCGATGGTGGCTCACTGCTTGGCCATCCTGTGGTTTCTGAAGGGAGACTCCCAACAGGTGAGTTACAGTATATGATGACGTAAGGTATGACACTGTGACACAGTTCCACATTTGCTCCTTATGCTGTCTCAAGACTGGATTATCTCTAATTAGCGAAGTCGTAAACATAAGGTGCAGATTAGTGGTAGTTTGAAGGACTGACACCATTCTGACCTATACTTTGGCTTCCTGTTTCCGTATACTGTGAAACTGTTTCTGTGTGTCCTGCTTCTGCCCTTCTGACGTCAGATGGAGCTGGATAttttttatacaggactgtctcagaaaattagaatattgtgattttctgtaatgcaattacaaaaacaaaaatgtcatacattcgggattcattacaaatcaactgaaatattgcaagccttttattattttaatattgctaatcatggcttacagcttaagaaaactcaaatatcctatctcaaaaaatttgaatattctgggaatcttaatcttaaactgtaatccataatcagcaatattaaaataataaaaggcttgcaatatttcagttgatttgtaatgaatccagaatgtatgaaatttttgttttttaattgcattacagacaataaagaacttcatcacaatattctaattttctgagacagtcctgtatattatggAAAACAATGCAAAAGTGGTGTAGTTGATGAATCTGTACCTTTGGCGACACCAGACTGGCTCACTTTGTTAGTTTTTATGTTCAGTGGGTTTGGATAAAGAGAGAGCACAATGCCTCTAGAGGACATTATGGTCAAGCACAAGCAGACAATTGTGGGACAGAAAAGTTACAGCAATTCAACACTGCAATTAATGTACATCTTTTGTGGTTTtatgttgtatttcatttttttttattgttatgttGTTAGGGCTGGGGGATATGTTGTTGGGGGTCTGTTTTTAACTTTGTACTTGCCAGAAGATACACTACTCACTGTAAGCAGCAAGACAACAGTTGGAAGACTGAGTGCCAAGGATCACCGTGGAAACTATGACGCACGGTGATGCCAAGAGCCCTCAGTGTAATCCGTTTCATTTTTCAGTTGGTATTTCACGGGTCTCTGAAGAAGTGGATCAGTATTTATTTTGGCAATATTGAGAGAATTTTTTCAGCATTACGCACAGTATATACCGTATGCAGATAAAAGACAGTAGATGGACTGTATCACTATCAGGtatacaacaacaacagcaaaaaaaaaggcagcttCAGCTCTGGAATGATTATCAGTGTTCTCATGCAAGCCGTGTTTCAAGGCTTTTCATAACAATCCTGCTGGATTAATGTCTGGACTTTATCTTatcatttccatccatccatccatccatccatccatccatccagccacccACCCATTTTAAAAGCCTCATATGCTTCGTCACATTGTGTTACTGCATAACACACTTCAtgatatcatcatcattatcatcatgttTTGCATGCTGGATAAGTTGTTACACTTGAATgcacagttttcttttttttatcacatAACATTTATGATTCCAATCAAAACATTAAATGCCACCCTGGAATCTTTTGTGACCTTGCAGAAATGGCTTTACATTCGTTGCTATTGCTGTGAATTTTGTTAACACAAGTTTGAAGCATGGTATAAGGAGGATTTATCTCTATCCAGCTAAACGTTTGCTGTGCAGTCCAGCTATGTCTTTCCTTATATTCAGTGAAAAACAAAATTGGACTATTGATGTCAGTGATGCATAGTGGCAATTGGTTGTAGTTTGGTTTATAACATTTGTTTTGGAAACGAGACTCGCGAGTTGCTGTAGTTGTGTTGGCaccgtaatttaaaaaaaagaaagttaattCACTCCCTGGAGATTCAGTTGTTATCATTTAAAAATCCTTGCTGTCTAGAAGAAGCAATGTTTGGCTTCTTAAGCAATATTTCCAGGGACTTTTAGTGTGAATGTGTGGATGTAAGGCACATCACACAAAAGAGCTTTGGTTTAGTGTATTAGAGCTGTATTAAATACAAAGAGATCTGTGTGGATGTGGCAGGAAACACACAAACCTTTGTGGAAGAcacaagtgtgtgtgactaatttttttcagctgtttacAAATTATGAAATGCTGCAAGAATTACAACCCTCGCTGAGCTTGGCATCGTTACATCTAAGGTAGTTTTTTCCCCTAAGCCGGTATCACAGTATCAAGTTAGATACGAGGATGAAAGAAGTAGGTCTAGTGAAGTCATCTGGCCGAGGTCCGATTTAAGCGACATCATAATATAAGTCAGCTTTATACTCCCCAGAGTCCAGCAGCTGCATGGctgtatttgtttctgtttccaACTGTGTGCCAGGCACTGGGATTTGGCAGCACGGCCCTGCAGGCCAGCCAGCTGATACCAAAGCATGACCTGACAGGACCCGTCCAgtccctgctgctgcagctggtgcAGGACCTGCAGACAGACCCACAACCTGGTTCTGGCTAGTCAGCACACACGCCGTGTCTCTTCCTCTGCTCGGAGAGCTGCTCCACTGGGATATCTGTTTAGCCCCGTGTACACGGCTTCTCCCATGTGAGTACAGCAACAGCTGCAGTGCTGAGAAGAATATTTGAATACACCGCATGtgatgaacattttttaaattaagcaTTGATGTAGAAATTCTCAACAAACGCAGTAAAAAGCATAAAAggacacatttttattggttatgAATAATGACTCTTTAttgtaatctaaaaaaaaaaaagaaaagagggatGCATATGTACACCATTTTGAAAATTTGTGAATTACATGATTTTGGAATCCATTTTTCAAtccatttttttaacattgtaaaaataaaaagaacagaaaaacgGTCAAGGGACTTTACTGAAATCTTATGAATGTAATGTTTTTTCTGTCTTGCAGTCTACAACCTCTCTATAAAGTCAACATATCTCGATATAATTTAACGCTTTGTACCTAATGTATGACATGAGCCCAAGAGCTGGATTACtttactttaaacaaaaacattgcATTTTTCTCCTTCAAATAAAAGTTGTAAACCTTCCAGCAAACCACAGGTTTGTTTTAAAAGACATAAAATGAACATGGTGACTGCTGTCAAATCTCTATATACACTTTGAAAACAGTATTTGTTATGTAAagtcatttttaaaatgattacACTACTAGTGTTATTTGTACTGAATTATACAAcagaatgtttgttttttggcatactttttttttttgtagaggCAGCAATACAGAGAAACACTTTTTGAAATTCTCATAgtccctttttgttttttgtactaAATGTACAATAGCAGCAGAAGTGGAATTAAATAGCAACCTTGTGCTACGCTCTTGTACGCTCCAGTCCAGCCAGGCACCACTTGTGCAAGTAAATGCTTCATTTTTTCCTTCCAATGCTGTTTCTAACACGTGGTGTCCCTGTTTCTTTCAGTAGCTATCGACTTCATTACGGTGGCTGTTTGTTTAAAAACCAAGCGAAACTCTGACTCATCTCCAGACGTCAAAGTGTTACCCAAGGTGTTCTGAGGTTcgtaaatcagccttcatcGGCAAGATATCATCTGACAGCATGTACAATAAAACGGACCGGAGGAGAGAAATTATAGTTTGATTCTTTTCTATGGCTAACTATCAATGTAAGAAATATGTGAGCTTGAATTTACAATTATGTACACAATGTGGAATGACGTGTGATTCCATACAAAGACAAAGACGAGCTGGGGACAAACTAGAGAAGAGAGTTCACCCGTGGGAGGCGTCGTGATGGGATGTGACTAGGGAAAGCCTTGCTTGTGTATCGACGTTAAGGGGTTTCACAGCTTCTTTGTCATATACTTGGATTATATAGATACCAGACAACGTCACAGTAGTAGTGAAAATCTTGTGGAGCAACTGTGATCAATCGACAgcagacttaaaataaaagcTGCCCTGTCTGGTCGTCTGGCAAATATAGAAACGGCACCCTGCAGCAGGGCCTGTTAGTTTCAAGACAGTTAGTAAATTTGGCCCACAACAAAGGAATATAAAATCAAGCTTCACAGCGGTTTCACTTTATTGAAACAATATTAGTGCACACAAACTACTACTTTTTTCAAAAACACTGTaaaattaggaagaaaacaaggaacatTCTGAAACAGgcaggggaaaaataaaagtgcATATCAACCATCTTATA
This is a stretch of genomic DNA from Cololabis saira isolate AMF1-May2022 chromosome 12, fColSai1.1, whole genome shotgun sequence. It encodes these proteins:
- the zmynd12 gene encoding zinc finger MYND domain-containing protein 12 — encoded protein: MDSERTVSGTRTKIIPLAFPKGMRKVCEVCQRDAHLQCDGCLVTFYCGEEHQQADWDGIHEKICQLLVPIRSLTTLHFSEDNHSEKEELIEICRLVAQRKVSEGKHREAVPAAQFCLRCSIDVHGPNTVQLVPAYLLLAEVNMGLDNLGVVAELLSHAERAVLQSPECGFSVQHRLHRSLGRLNTATGNLEEALFHFANDIYFACEEYGLDSTVICAGYFLMANVFVKQEKMSVACSLYSQVVRTLHSLLTNLLKIYEQNIEDPAMSFDSSFDKSQQAEVDKILRDILEFEQQKFRKDPNQVAMVAHCLAILWFLKGDSQQALGFGSTALQASQLIPKHDLTGPVQSLLLQLVQDLQTDPQPGSG